In Xenopus laevis strain J_2021 chromosome 2S, Xenopus_laevis_v10.1, whole genome shotgun sequence, a genomic segment contains:
- the wnt11.S gene encoding protein Wnt-11 precursor (The RefSeq protein has 1 substitution compared to this genomic sequence) produces MKIYFLLGTFLTFLLHTRICQGIKWLALSKTPLSLPLNQTQHCKQLEGLVSSQMQLCRSNLELMQTIIHAAKEVKKTCVKAFTDMRWNCSSIELAPTFHQDLERGTRESAFVHALSAAAISHTIARACTTGDIPGCSCAPIPGESPGPGYRWGGCADNLNYGILMGSKFSDAPMKMKKSGSQANKLMHLHNSEVGRQVLKASLEMKCKCHGVSGSCSIKTCWRGLQELREIALDLKTKYLSATKVVHRPMGTRKHLVPKDIDIRPVQETELIYLQSSPDYCLKNEKIGSHGTHERQCNKTSNGSDSCDLMCCGRGYNPYMDKVVERCLCKYHWCCYVTCKKCERTVERYVCK; encoded by the exons AGCTTTATCCAAGACCCCCTTATCCCTGCCGTTGAATCAGACCCAGCACTGCAAGCAACTAGAAGGCCTGGTCTCCTCTCAGATGCAGCTGTGCCGGAGCAATTTAGAGCTTATGCAAACCATCATTCATGCAGCCAAGGAGGTGAAGAAAACCTGCGTTAAAGCTTTCACAGACATGCGGTGGAACTGCTCCTCCATCGAGCTGGCACCCACCTTCCACCAGGATTTAGAGAGAG GTACACGGGAGTCAGCGTTTGTGCATGCTCTGTCCGCGGCGGCCATCAGTCACACAATCGCTAGAGCCTGTACAACTGGGGACATCCCCGGCTGCTCTTGTGCTCCAATCCCAGGCGAGTCCCCAGGACCTGGATACCGGTGGGGAGGGTGTGCGGATAACCTGAATTATGGAATTCTCATGGGCTCAAAATTCTCAGACGCCCCGATGAAAATGAAGAAGTCGGGATCGCAAGCGAATAAGCTCATGCACCTGCACAACAGTGAAGTGGGGAGACAG GTGCTAAAAGCCTCGCTGGAGATGAAATGCAAGTGTCATGGCGTCTCGGGATCTTGCTCCATTAAAACCTGTTGGAGAGGGCTGCAGGAGCTCCGGGAGATTGCGCTGGACCTCAAGACCAAGTATCTGTCAGCGACCAAAGTGGTCCACAGGCCCATGGGCACCCGAAAACACCTGGTCCCCAAGGACATTGATATAAGGCCGGTGCAGGAAACAGAACTGATTTATCTTCAGAGCTCTCCGGACTATTGCTTGAAGAACGAAAAGATGGGATCCCACGGGACCCACGAGAG GCAATGCAATAAAACGTCCAACGGTAGCGACAGTTGCGATTTAATGTGCTGTGGGCGGGGCTACAACCCATACATGGACAAAGTGGTGGAGAGGTGCCTGTGTAAATACCACTGGTGTTGCTATGTGACCTGCAAAAAATGTGAAAGGACTGTGGAGCGGTATGTGTGCAAATGA